A stretch of the Nothobranchius furzeri strain GRZ-AD chromosome 5, NfurGRZ-RIMD1, whole genome shotgun sequence genome encodes the following:
- the LOC139070196 gene encoding uncharacterized protein: MYGCTRFQPELPPEETDDTVEEKRQRLQSTHSKYGINRQDRPEVTDLMNTTFSLQRKHINRIPAPSLTDLQTSWPYLFTQRGIFSHFELLTDVAILRALELSIEEFVNAIVEYFRTKVKTANVQTILAQEETDDLTFLVVQLLMAHFKESPDGLILTTDEFATAADVETSLSLPASPRLILSGNEQKLSGWMVSAEGHVIFEGVLPTFSTGLAAVFATFYIFNLQYQDEAAKTLEFVQRDIDPSVTDDEGTNRLSLKADRTDVEHSYGETEDSLSTLRKPEYESSDGFGLEIATSLLRDVEQSVFYEEDSGSQTNEVTTSDLDVFDLRDSGSKAPSELKELEAFMEGEAKTSTVSAEDWPGDRN, encoded by the exons ATGTATGGATGTACAAGATTCCAGCCAGAACTTCCTCCAGAGGAAACTGATGACACAGTGGAAGAGAAACGTCAAAGATTACAGAGCACTCACAGCAAGTACGGCATTAACAGACAGGATAGGCCCGAAGTGACTGATTTGATGAACACCACATTTAGCCTTCAGCGCAAACATATAAACAGGATCCCTGCTCCCTCCTTAACTGATCTGCAAACCAGCTGGCCATACCTGTTTACACAACGTGgaattttttctcactttgaGTTGCTGACTGATGTTGCCATCCTCCGTGCCTTGGAACTGTCAATTGAGGAGTTTGTTAATGCCATTGTGGAGTACTTCCGCACTAAAGTCAAGACTGCTAATGTCCAGACAATCCTGGCACAAGAAGAAACTGATGATCTAACATTCCTTGTTGTCCAGCTTTTGATGGCTCACTTCAAGGAGTCCCCTGATGGGCTGATTCTGACTACTGAT GAGTTTGCAACGGCAGCGGATGTCGAAACCAGCCTAAGTTTGCCAGCCAGCCCTCGTCTGATTTTGA GTGGCAATGAGCAAAAACTGAGTGGATGGATGGTCAGTGCTGAAGGCCATGTCATCTTTGAGGGGGTCCTGCCAACATTTTCAACAGGGCTTGCAGCGGTGTTTGCCACATTTTATATCTTCAACCTGCAATATCAAGATGAGGCAGCAAAGACTTTGGAGTTTGTGCAACG AGACATCGACCCATCGGTTACAGACGATGAAGGGACGAATCGTCTCTCTCTGAAAGCTGACAGAACTGATGTTGAACATTCTTACGGAGAAACAGAAGACAGTTTATCCACTTTGCGAAAACCAGAATATGAAAGCAGCGATGGTTTTGGCCTGGAGATAGCAACTAGTCTACTCAGAGACGTCGAACAATCAGTTTTCTATGAAGAGGATTCTGGGTCCCAAACAA ATGAAGTAACTACGTCAGATTTGGATGTGTTTGACTTAAGAGACTCTGGCTCTAAAGCTCCCAGTGAGCTGAAAGAATTAGAGGCTTTTATGGAAGGAGAAGCGAAAACATCTACGGTTTCAGCTGAAGATTGGCCTGGAGATAGAAACTAG